A part of Streptomyces sp. NBC_00557 genomic DNA contains:
- a CDS encoding DUF397 domain-containing protein, which produces MSTPELHWFKSSYSDSSNGNDCLEVAPTPTAIHLRDSKNPDGPRLALTPRAWAEFVSHASRSGAAV; this is translated from the coding sequence ATGAGCACCCCGGAACTCCACTGGTTCAAGAGCAGCTACAGCGACAGCAGTAATGGCAACGACTGCCTCGAAGTCGCCCCCACCCCCACCGCCATCCACCTCCGCGACTCCAAGAACCCCGACGGCCCCCGGCTGGCGCTCACGCCGAGGGCCTGGGCGGAGTTCGTGAGCCACGCGTCTCGGAGCGGTGCAGCAGTCTGA